One stretch of Passer domesticus isolate bPasDom1 chromosome 2, bPasDom1.hap1, whole genome shotgun sequence DNA includes these proteins:
- the USP25 gene encoding ubiquitin carboxyl-terminal hydrolase 25 isoform X5 produces the protein MRELRYLFALLVGSKRKYVDPSRAVEILKDAFKSNDSQQQDVSEFTHKLLDWLEDAFQIKAEEESSCSFRDGEKPKNPMVELFYGRFLAVGVLEGKKFENTEMFGQYPLQVNGFKDLHECLEAAMIEGEIESLHSENSAKSGQEHWFTELPPVLTFELSRFEFNQALGRPEKIHNKLEFPPILYLDRYMHKNREITRIKRDEIKRLKEYLTVLQQRLERYLSYGSGPKRFPLVDVLQYALEFASSKPVCTSPVDDLGASAPASGTLPPQIPPSTIEQQGPSSSEVPSTSPVQRSVIHKPFTQSRIPPDLPMHPAPRHITEEELSVLEGCLHRWRTEVENDTRDLQESISRIHRTIELMYSDKTMVQVPYRLHAVLVHEGQANAGHYWAYIYDHHQNRWMKYNDISVTKSTWEELERDSFGGYRNASAYCLMYINDKEQYLIQEEFNKETGQMLVGMDTLPSDLRDYVKEDNKRFEKELEEWDAELAQKAQQEKLLSQIPRAPAPSPAPVQAGEPEYLEQPSRNDISKHLKEDSVQAINKALAEQEDRGPEAIMDTSSDNAPAQAAPTQRVVEVAIPDVGTFVIESEEGGYDDEVMLTPNMQGIIMAIGKARNVYDRCGPEAGFFKAIKLEYTRLLKLAQEDPPPECDYRLRHAIVYFIQNQAPKKIIERTLLEQFGDHNLSFDERCRNIMKVAQAKLEMIKPDEVNMEEYERWHQDYRHFRETTMFLMVGLEFFQKKSYMEALLYLIYAYQNNKELLSKGPYRGHDEELISHYRRECLLKLNEHAAALFESGDDQEVNNGLIIMNELIVPCLPLLLVDEMEEKDIVAVEDMRNRWCSYLGQEMEPNLQEKLTDFLPKLLDCSTEIKGFNDPPKLPSFSTHELCERYARIMLSLSRTPADGR, from the exons ATGCGTGAATTGAGGTACCTGTTTGCACTTCTAGTTGGTTCAAAGAGAAAATATGTTGATCCATCAAGAGCAGTTGAAATCCTTAAAGATGCTTTTAAATCAAATGATTCCCAACAG cAAGATGTTAGTGAATTCACACACAAATTATTAGATTGGCTAGAAGATGCCTTCCAAATTAAAGCTGAAGAAGAGag CTCCTGTTCTTTTAGGGATGGAGAGAAACCAAAGAACCCAATGGTGGAGTTGTTTTATGGGCGATTTCTAGCAGTAGGTGTACTTGAAG gtaaaaaatttgaaaatacagaaatgtttGGCCAGTATCCACTACAGGTTAATGGCTTTAAAGATCTGCATGAGTGCCTAGAAGCTGCAATGATTGAAGGGGAAATTGAATCTCTCCATTCAGAAAACTCTGCAAAATCTGGTCAGGAG CACTGGTTCACAGAGCTTCCTCCTGTCTTAACTTTTGAGCTATCAAGATTTGAGTTTAATCAGGCTTTGGGGAGACCAGAGAAGATACACAACAAATTAGAATTTCCTCCAATTTTGTATCTAGACAG GTATATGCacaaaaacagagaaataaCAAGAATTAAACGAGATGAAATCAAGAGACTCAAAGAGTACCTCACAGTTTTACAACAGAGATTAGAACG ATATTTAAGCTATGGTTCTGGTCCTAAACGATTCCCCTTGGTAGATGTCCTGCAGTATGCCCTGGAGTTCGCCTCCAGCAAGCCGGTGTGCACGTCCCCCGTGGATGACCTGGGTGCCAGTGCCCCCGCCAGTGGCACACTGCCACCACAGATCCCCCCCAG CACAATAGAGCAGCAAGGGCCTTCATCATCAGAAGTCCCAAGCACATCTCCTGTACAAAGATCAGTAATACACAAACCATTCACACAATCACGGATTCCCCCTGACCTGCCGATGCATCCGGCACCAAGGCACATCACGGAGGAGGAGCTGTCTGTGCTGGAGGGCTGCTTGCATCGCTGGAGGACTGAAGTCGAGAATGACACAAGAG ATTTACAGGAAAGTATATCTCGAATACATCGGACAATTGAATTGATGTACTCTGACAAAACAATGGTCCAA gttCCTTATAGGTTGCATGCTGTCCTAGTTCATGAGGGTCAAGCGAATGCAGGACACTACTGGGCATATATTTATGACCACCACCAGAACAGATGGATGAAATATAATGATATTTCTGTGACAAAGTCAACTTGGGAAGAGCTGGAACGGGACTCTTTTGGTGGTTACAGGAATGCCAGTGCATACTGTTTAATGTATATCAATGACAAGGAGCAGTACTTGATACAAG AGGAGTTTAACAAAGAAACGGGACAGATGCTTGTTGGAATGGACACGCTGCCTTCTGATCTAAGGGATTATGTCAAGGAAGATAATAAACGTTTTGAAAAGGAACTTGAAGAGTGGGATGCAGAACTTGCTCAGAAAGCACAGCAGGAGAAATTGTTATCTCAGATACCCAGGGCACCAGCAccctcacctgctccag TTCAAGCAGGAGAACCAGAGTATTTAGAGCAGCCATCAAGAAATGATATTTCAAAGCACTTAAAAGAAGATTCTGTACAAGCAATCAATAAAGCTTTAGCTGAACAAGAAGACAGAGGTCCAGAAGCTATAATGGATACG AGCTCTGATAATGCCCCAGCTCAAGCAGCTCCTACCCAGCGAGTGGTAGAGGTGGCGATCCCCGATGTAGGGACTTTTGTGATTGAGTCAGAGGAGGGGGGTTATGACGATGAG GTCATGCTGACCCCGAACATGCAAGGTATTATCATGGCTATAGGTAAAGCCAGGAATGTTTATGACAGGTGTGGGCCAGAAGCAGGGTTCTTTAAG gCAATTAAATTGGAATACACGCGTCTGCTAAAATTAGCCCAGGAAGATCCGCCACCTGAATGTGATTATCGTTTGCGTCATGCAATTGTTTACTTCATCCAAAACCAGGCACCAAAGAAGATAATTGAGAGGACATTACTGGAGCAGTTTGGAGATCACAATCTCAGCTTTGATGAAAG gtGCCGTAACATAATGAAGGTTGCTCAAGCCAAACTTGAAATGATAAAGCCAGATGAAGTAAACATGGAGGAATATGAG AGATGGCATCAAGACTATAGACATTTCAGGGAAACAACCATGTTTCTCATGGTAGGATTGGAGTTTTTCCAAAAAAAGAG TTACATGGAAGCCTTGCTCTACCTTATCTATGCTTACCAGAATAACAAAGAACTCTTGTCCAAAGGCCCCTACAGAGGGCACGACGAAGAGCTGATATCTCACTACAGACGGGAGTGTTTGCTA AAATTAAACGAACATGCTGCAGCACTGTTTGAATCAGGAGACGATCAGGAAGTAAATAATGGCCTGATCATAATGAATGAGCTTATTGTCCCATGTTTGCCATTACTACTGGTGGATGAAATGGAAGAGAAAGATATTGTTGCTGTGGAAGATATGAGAAACCGTTGGTGTTCCTATCTTGGACAAGAAATGGAAC CCAACTTGCAAGAAAAACTGACAGATTTCCTGCCAAAACTGCTAGATTGTTCTACAGAGATTAAAGGTTTCAATGACCCGCCAAAGTTACCCTCCTTCTCCACACATGAACTGTGTGAAAGATACGCCCGAATCATGTTGTCACTCAGTCGAACTCCAGCCGATGGAAGATAA